Proteins from a genomic interval of Microbacterium phyllosphaerae:
- a CDS encoding RNA polymerase-binding protein RbpA: MATGGNAIRGTRVGSGPMGEQDHGYHADRIAVSYWDGLGNETVRYFAAGLPEEEIPETIDHPQSGLPAGRDKANPPALAKAEPYKTHLAYVKERRTDEEAVQLLEDALTQLRERRGQ, from the coding sequence ATGGCTACCGGCGGAAACGCGATCCGCGGAACCCGCGTCGGTTCCGGCCCCATGGGCGAGCAGGACCACGGCTACCACGCCGACCGCATCGCGGTGTCCTACTGGGACGGCCTCGGCAACGAGACGGTCCGCTACTTCGCGGCGGGTCTTCCTGAAGAGGAGATCCCCGAGACGATCGACCACCCGCAGTCGGGTCTCCCCGCCGGGCGTGACAAGGCGAACCCGCCCGCGCTCGCGAAGGCGGAGCCCTACAAGACGCACCTCGCATACGTGAAGGAGCGTCGCACCGACGAGGAAGCAGTCCAGCTCCTCGAGGATGCGCTGACCCAGCTGCGTGAGCGCCGGGGTCAGTGA
- a CDS encoding sugar-binding transcriptional regulator encodes MEEELTMVRVAELYYDEDKTQDEIGALLKLSRWKVGRLLTQARERGIVRIEIVHPRARRLGLERQLVERHGLKAAVVVPAPDGDDGTLERVAQAAADFLTAMRPVPRTLGVSWGRTLRAVAESLPDGWATGVTVVQLNGGVSLNRRSGGAAGLAVTIAQRASGHVSLLPSPAILERVETKQAIEADRTVAAVLEEAAEAQAFLFTAGPCDATSAHVENGYLSASDVEELARRGAVGDVLGRYIDADGNIVDPQLDARTVGVDLGRLRAAKRSIFVTAGDAKHDIARTVVTSGLCTVLVTDETTARALLEEQ; translated from the coding sequence GTGGAAGAAGAACTCACCATGGTCCGCGTCGCCGAGCTGTACTACGACGAAGACAAGACTCAAGACGAGATCGGTGCCCTCCTCAAGCTCTCCCGCTGGAAGGTGGGGCGCCTGCTGACTCAGGCGCGTGAGCGCGGCATCGTCCGGATCGAGATCGTGCATCCGCGCGCGCGGCGTCTCGGGCTCGAGCGTCAGCTCGTCGAGCGCCACGGGCTCAAGGCCGCGGTCGTCGTTCCGGCTCCCGACGGTGACGACGGAACCCTCGAACGTGTCGCGCAGGCAGCCGCCGACTTCCTCACCGCCATGCGCCCGGTGCCGCGCACCCTCGGCGTCAGCTGGGGGCGCACGCTCCGCGCCGTCGCGGAATCGCTGCCCGACGGGTGGGCGACCGGCGTCACGGTCGTGCAGCTCAACGGGGGAGTGAGCCTCAATCGTCGCTCCGGTGGGGCTGCCGGCCTCGCCGTCACGATCGCCCAGCGCGCATCCGGCCATGTCTCCCTTCTGCCGAGCCCCGCGATCCTCGAACGAGTGGAGACCAAGCAGGCGATCGAGGCCGACCGCACCGTCGCGGCCGTCCTCGAAGAGGCAGCCGAAGCGCAGGCGTTCCTGTTCACGGCAGGGCCGTGCGACGCCACCTCTGCCCATGTCGAGAACGGCTACCTCTCGGCATCCGACGTCGAGGAGCTCGCCCGCCGCGGCGCCGTGGGCGACGTTCTCGGGCGTTACATCGACGCCGATGGCAACATCGTCGACCCGCAGCTGGATGCCCGGACGGTCGGAGTCGACCTGGGCAGACTGCGCGCCGCGAAGCGCTCGATCTTCGTCACCGCCGGTGACGCCAAGCATGACATCGCGCGCACGGTCGTGACCAGCGGCCTGTGCACCGTCCTGGTGACAGATGAGACCACAGCACGAGCATTGTTGGAGGAACAATGA
- a CDS encoding superoxide dismutase: MAIYTLPDLPYDFAALEPHISGKIMELHHDKHHATYVAGANTALEQLAEARDSGNLANVNKLEKDLAFNLGGHVNHSIFWTNLSPTGGGQPEGELKAAIDEFFGSFEKFQAHFTANALGIQGSGWSVLSWDSIGQRLIIQQLFDQQSNTAAGTVPLFQLDMWEHAFYLDYLNVKADYVKAAWNIANWENVAQRFEAAREKTNGLLVLS; the protein is encoded by the coding sequence ATGGCGATTTACACGCTCCCCGACCTTCCCTACGACTTCGCAGCCCTCGAGCCGCACATCAGCGGCAAGATCATGGAGCTGCACCATGACAAGCACCACGCGACGTATGTCGCCGGCGCGAACACCGCTCTCGAGCAGCTCGCCGAGGCCCGTGACAGCGGCAACCTCGCCAACGTGAACAAGCTCGAGAAGGACCTCGCGTTCAACCTCGGCGGCCACGTCAACCACTCGATCTTCTGGACGAACCTCTCGCCGACCGGCGGCGGACAGCCCGAGGGCGAGCTCAAGGCCGCGATCGACGAGTTCTTCGGATCGTTCGAGAAGTTCCAGGCGCACTTCACCGCCAACGCCCTCGGCATCCAGGGTTCCGGCTGGTCGGTGCTGAGCTGGGACTCGATCGGTCAGCGCCTGATCATCCAGCAGCTCTTCGACCAGCAGTCGAACACCGCCGCAGGCACGGTTCCGCTGTTCCAGCTCGACATGTGGGAGCACGCCTTCTACCTCGACTACCTCAACGTGAAGGCCGACTACGTGAAGGCCGCGTGGAACATCGCCAACTGGGAGAACGTCGCCCAGCGCTTCGAGGCAGCCCGCGAGAAGACGAACGGCCTGCTGGTACTGTCGTAA
- a CDS encoding ATP-dependent Clp protease proteolytic subunit, translating into MAAEPLLATSVFDRLLKDRIIWLGSEVRDENANEICAKILLLAAEDSEKDIYLYINSPGGSITAGMAIYDTMQFVPNDIVTVGIGMAASMGQLLLTAGTKGKRYITPNARVLLHQPHGGFGGTSSDIQTQAQLITSMKNRLAEITASQTGKSVEQINADGDRDRWFTADEALEYGFVDHIRDSATDVVGGGGTDQDTK; encoded by the coding sequence ATGGCTGCAGAACCCCTCCTCGCTACGAGCGTCTTCGACAGGCTGTTGAAGGACCGCATCATCTGGCTGGGATCGGAGGTGCGCGACGAGAACGCCAATGAGATCTGCGCGAAGATCCTCCTTCTCGCCGCAGAGGACTCCGAGAAGGACATCTACCTCTACATCAACTCGCCCGGCGGATCGATCACCGCCGGTATGGCGATCTACGACACGATGCAGTTCGTGCCGAACGACATCGTCACCGTCGGAATCGGCATGGCCGCATCGATGGGCCAGCTGCTGCTGACCGCGGGCACGAAGGGCAAGCGTTACATCACGCCCAACGCCCGCGTGCTGCTGCACCAGCCGCACGGTGGCTTCGGCGGAACCTCGAGCGACATCCAGACGCAGGCGCAGCTCATCACCTCGATGAAGAACCGCCTCGCCGAGATCACCGCCTCGCAGACCGGCAAGTCGGTCGAGCAGATCAACGCCGACGGTGACCGCGACCGCTGGTTCACCGCCGACGAGGCGCTCGAGTACGGCTTCGTCGACCACATCCGCGACTCGGCCACCGACGTCGTCGGTGGCGGCGGAACCGACCAGGACACCAAGTAA
- the tig gene encoding trigger factor, whose amino-acid sequence MANSTVEKLTPTRVKLSITVTPDDLKPSIAHAYEHIAQDVQIPGFRKGKVPAPIIDQRIGRGAVIEHAVNEGLDKFFRDATVEHKLRVVGRPAADITQWPNEKDFSGDLLVDIEVDVRPDIEIPAYDGITLTVDAVEADDAALDAELENLRARFGTLVPVDRPAAKGDFVELDLVATIDGAEIDRAEGVSYEVGSGELLEGIDDAIESLTAGEDTTFRSALVGGDHAGSEAEVSVTVKAVKERELPEADDDFAQIASEFDTIAELRASLAERVSQQGVFTQGSAARDKLVETLLEQIDIPVPPKLIEDEVHNHLEGENRLEDDEHRAEVTEASEKQFRTQVLLDTIAEQADVQVSQEELSQYLIQSASQYGMAPQEFVEALQSSNQLPALVGEVARNKALAIALGKVKVVDTNGKTVDLSDFIVTDDEAETEAAAEEKPAKKAPAKKAAAKKADDAEGAEKPAAKKPAAKKAPAKKADDAEAAEKPAAKKPAAKKAPAKKAADKAE is encoded by the coding sequence ATGGCGAACAGCACCGTCGAGAAGCTGACCCCGACCCGGGTCAAGCTCAGCATCACGGTCACCCCCGACGACCTCAAGCCCAGCATCGCGCACGCCTACGAGCACATCGCTCAGGACGTACAGATCCCCGGCTTCCGCAAGGGCAAGGTCCCCGCTCCGATCATCGACCAGCGCATCGGTCGTGGCGCGGTCATCGAGCACGCGGTCAACGAGGGCCTCGACAAGTTCTTCCGCGACGCGACCGTCGAGCACAAGCTCCGCGTCGTCGGTCGCCCGGCTGCCGACATCACGCAGTGGCCGAACGAGAAGGACTTCTCGGGCGACCTGCTCGTCGACATCGAGGTGGACGTCCGTCCCGACATCGAGATCCCCGCGTACGACGGAATCACCCTGACGGTCGATGCCGTCGAGGCTGACGATGCCGCGCTCGACGCCGAGCTCGAGAACCTGCGCGCGCGCTTCGGCACGCTCGTCCCCGTCGACCGCCCCGCAGCGAAGGGTGACTTCGTCGAGCTCGACCTCGTCGCCACCATCGACGGCGCCGAGATCGACCGCGCCGAGGGTGTCTCGTACGAGGTCGGCTCCGGCGAGCTCCTCGAGGGCATCGATGACGCGATCGAGTCGCTCACCGCCGGCGAGGACACCACGTTCCGTTCGGCACTCGTGGGCGGCGACCACGCCGGCTCCGAGGCAGAGGTCTCCGTGACCGTCAAGGCCGTCAAGGAGCGTGAGCTTCCTGAGGCCGACGACGACTTCGCGCAGATCGCCAGCGAGTTCGACACGATCGCCGAGCTCCGCGCGAGCCTCGCCGAGCGCGTCTCGCAGCAGGGCGTCTTCACGCAGGGCTCCGCCGCGCGCGACAAGCTCGTCGAGACGCTGCTCGAGCAGATCGACATCCCGGTTCCGCCGAAGCTCATCGAGGACGAGGTGCACAACCACCTCGAGGGTGAGAACCGCCTCGAGGACGACGAGCACCGCGCCGAGGTGACCGAGGCCAGCGAGAAGCAGTTCCGCACGCAGGTGCTGCTCGACACGATCGCCGAGCAGGCCGACGTGCAGGTCTCGCAGGAGGAGCTCTCGCAGTACCTCATCCAGTCCGCATCGCAGTACGGCATGGCTCCCCAGGAGTTCGTCGAGGCACTGCAGTCGTCGAACCAGCTTCCCGCGCTCGTCGGCGAGGTCGCCCGTAACAAGGCTCTCGCGATCGCGCTCGGCAAGGTCAAGGTCGTCGACACGAACGGCAAGACCGTCGATCTGTCGGACTTCATCGTGACCGACGACGAGGCCGAGACCGAGGCCGCCGCCGAGGAGAAGCCGGCCAAGAAGGCTCCCGCGAAGAAGGCCGCCGCCAAGAAGGCCGACGACGCCGAGGGCGCTGAGAAGCCGGCCGCGAAGAAGCCTGCTGCCAAGAAGGCTCCGGCCAAGAAGGCGGATGACGCCGAGGCTGCCGAGAAGCCGGCCGCGAAGAAGCCCGCTGCCAAGAAGGCTCCGGCCAAGAAGGCAGCCGACAAGGCTGAGTGA
- the gap gene encoding type I glyceraldehyde-3-phosphate dehydrogenase gives MSVKIGINGFGRIGRNYFRAALAQGADIEIVAVNDLTDNKTLAHLLKYDSVGGVLDADISYDDESITVNGKAIKAFAERDPAGLPWGELGVDIVIESTGFFTKAELAKKHIEAGAKKVLISAPGTGVDGTFVMGVNEDTYNPETDHIISNASCTTNCLAPLAQVFNDAFGIDRGFMMTAHAYTADQNLQDGPHSDLRRARAAAINITPASTGAAKAIGEVLPELQGKLSGSSYRVPVPTGSIVDLTLITDRENLTVEEVNEAYKKAAADGRLAGFLQYNEDQIVSSDIVHNPHSSIFDATLTNVSGNLVKVSSWYDNEWGYSNRLVDLTEYVAERL, from the coding sequence GTGTCTGTCAAGATCGGTATCAACGGCTTCGGCCGTATCGGACGCAACTACTTCCGCGCGGCTCTCGCGCAGGGAGCGGACATCGAGATCGTCGCTGTCAACGACCTCACCGACAACAAGACCCTTGCCCACCTTCTGAAGTACGACTCCGTGGGCGGCGTCCTCGATGCTGACATCAGCTACGACGACGAGAGCATCACGGTCAACGGCAAGGCGATCAAGGCGTTCGCAGAGCGCGACCCCGCCGGCCTCCCGTGGGGCGAGCTGGGCGTCGACATCGTCATCGAGTCGACCGGCTTCTTCACCAAGGCCGAGCTCGCCAAGAAGCACATCGAGGCAGGCGCCAAGAAGGTGCTCATCTCGGCACCGGGAACCGGCGTCGACGGCACGTTCGTCATGGGCGTGAACGAGGACACGTACAACCCGGAGACCGATCACATCATCTCCAACGCCTCCTGCACGACCAACTGCCTCGCACCGCTGGCACAGGTCTTCAACGACGCGTTCGGCATCGACCGCGGATTCATGATGACGGCTCACGCCTACACCGCAGACCAGAACCTGCAGGACGGCCCGCACAGCGACCTGCGCCGTGCACGCGCCGCCGCGATCAACATCACCCCGGCGTCGACCGGTGCCGCCAAGGCGATCGGCGAGGTCCTGCCCGAGCTCCAGGGCAAGCTCTCGGGCTCGTCGTACCGCGTTCCGGTTCCCACCGGCTCGATCGTCGACCTCACGCTGATCACCGACCGCGAGAACCTCACGGTCGAAGAGGTCAACGAGGCGTACAAGAAGGCCGCTGCCGACGGTCGCCTCGCCGGCTTCCTGCAGTACAACGAAGACCAGATCGTCTCGAGCGACATCGTGCACAACCCGCACTCGTCGATCTTCGACGCCACGCTGACGAACGTCAGCGGCAACCTGGTCAAGGTCTCCAGCTGGTACGACAACGAGTGGGGCTACTCCAACCGTCTCGTCGACCTGACCGAGTACGTGGCAGAGCGTCTCTGA
- the secG gene encoding preprotein translocase subunit SecG — MEILEFVLQVVLGITSVLLTLLILLHKGRGGGLSDMFGGGMSSAVGSSGLAERNLNRFTVVLALAWFVSIVALGLITKFEVI, encoded by the coding sequence GTGGAAATTCTCGAGTTCGTCCTGCAGGTGGTGCTGGGCATAACCAGCGTCCTGCTGACTCTCCTCATCCTGCTCCACAAGGGTCGCGGTGGCGGCCTGTCCGACATGTTCGGTGGCGGAATGTCGTCGGCCGTCGGCTCGTCCGGCCTCGCAGAGCGCAACCTCAACCGTTTCACCGTCGTCCTCGCTCTCGCGTGGTTCGTGTCGATCGTGGCGCTCGGTCTCATCACGAAATTCGAGGTCATCTGA
- a CDS encoding tetratricopeptide repeat protein: protein MTKTWDERIDEVWADASGEEVGDDTIARIDALAAERGPDDARAQFERAGARDSAGRPAEAVELYRRALALGLDDEHRPQCVIQLASSLRNLGDYDEALSVIRAEEALSSDGPYRDAVATVHALILASAGRPAHGLSVALLALVPHLPRYHRSMTAYAHEIAELDA from the coding sequence ATGACGAAGACCTGGGATGAGCGCATCGACGAGGTGTGGGCCGACGCGTCGGGGGAGGAGGTCGGCGACGACACCATCGCGCGGATCGATGCCCTCGCCGCAGAGCGCGGCCCGGACGATGCGCGTGCGCAGTTCGAGCGGGCCGGCGCCAGAGACTCCGCCGGTCGCCCGGCGGAAGCGGTCGAGCTGTACCGGCGCGCACTCGCTCTGGGCCTCGACGACGAGCACCGCCCGCAGTGCGTGATCCAGTTGGCCAGCTCGCTGCGCAATCTGGGCGACTACGACGAGGCCCTGTCGGTGATCCGCGCCGAGGAAGCGCTGTCGTCGGACGGCCCGTATCGGGATGCCGTGGCCACCGTCCACGCGCTGATCCTGGCGAGCGCGGGGCGACCGGCGCACGGTCTGTCGGTGGCGCTGCTGGCTCTCGTCCCGCACCTTCCGCGATACCACCGCTCGATGACCGCGTACGCCCACGAGATCGCGGAACTCGACGCCTGA
- the tpiA gene encoding triose-phosphate isomerase: MGLNARTPLIAGNWKMNLDHLQAVAFVQKLHWTLKDAKHEDGSVEVAVFPPFTDIRSVQTLIDADKIPFALGAQDISAHDSGAYTGEVSGAFLAKLDAKYVIIGHSERREYHAESDEVVAAKTKAALKNGLSPVICVGETAEDLEKFGASAVPAGQLEAALQGLSKDADIVVAYEPVWAIGSGQAATPQQAQDVCAALRTVIAKVLGDDAAARTRILYGGSVKAANIASFMREPDVDGALVGGASLVVDEFAAIIRFEKHVGV, encoded by the coding sequence ATGGGCCTGAACGCCCGTACCCCGCTGATCGCGGGAAACTGGAAGATGAATCTCGACCACCTGCAGGCGGTCGCGTTCGTGCAGAAGCTGCACTGGACGCTGAAGGACGCCAAGCACGAGGACGGCTCGGTCGAGGTCGCGGTCTTCCCGCCCTTCACCGACATCCGCAGTGTGCAGACGCTGATCGACGCGGACAAGATCCCGTTCGCCCTGGGCGCGCAGGACATCTCGGCACACGACTCCGGTGCGTACACCGGTGAGGTGTCGGGCGCGTTCCTCGCGAAGCTCGACGCGAAGTACGTCATCATCGGCCACTCGGAGCGCCGCGAATACCACGCGGAGTCCGACGAGGTCGTGGCGGCGAAGACGAAGGCCGCGCTCAAGAACGGTCTTTCGCCGGTGATCTGCGTGGGCGAGACCGCGGAGGACCTGGAGAAGTTCGGCGCCAGCGCCGTGCCCGCCGGTCAGCTCGAGGCAGCCCTGCAGGGCCTGTCGAAGGACGCGGACATCGTCGTGGCGTACGAGCCTGTCTGGGCCATCGGCTCCGGCCAGGCGGCGACGCCGCAGCAGGCGCAGGACGTCTGCGCCGCGCTGCGCACCGTCATTGCCAAGGTGCTGGGTGACGACGCCGCGGCGCGCACCCGGATCCTCTACGGCGGATCGGTCAAGGCGGCGAACATCGCCAGCTTCATGCGCGAGCCCGATGTCGACGGCGCACTCGTCGGAGGCGCGAGCCTCGTGGTCGACGAATTCGCCGCGATCATCCGCTTCGAGAAGCACGTCGGCGTCTGA
- a CDS encoding ATP-dependent Clp protease proteolytic subunit, whose protein sequence is MYTPTFRSAGDLPSSRYVLPQFEERTAYGFKRQDPYNKLFEDRVIFLGVQVDDASADDVMAQLLVLESQDSERDITMYINSPGGSFTAMTAIYDTMQYVAPQIQTVVLGQAASAASVLLAAGHPGKRLALPNARVLMHQPAMGEAGHGQASDIEIQAAEILRMRTWLEEAMARHTGKPVEQVNRDIDRDKILSAAEALDYGIVDQVLTSRKRM, encoded by the coding sequence ATGTACACACCCACCTTCCGCTCTGCCGGCGATCTGCCCTCCAGCCGCTACGTGCTTCCTCAGTTCGAGGAGCGCACCGCGTACGGCTTCAAGCGCCAGGACCCGTACAACAAGCTGTTCGAAGATCGAGTGATCTTCCTCGGCGTCCAGGTCGACGACGCGTCGGCCGACGACGTGATGGCCCAGCTCCTGGTGCTCGAGAGCCAGGACTCCGAGCGCGACATCACGATGTACATCAACTCGCCCGGTGGCTCGTTCACCGCGATGACGGCGATCTACGACACGATGCAGTACGTCGCGCCGCAGATCCAGACCGTCGTGCTCGGCCAGGCGGCGTCCGCCGCATCCGTGCTGCTCGCGGCCGGCCACCCCGGCAAGCGGCTCGCTCTGCCCAACGCCCGTGTGCTCATGCACCAGCCGGCGATGGGCGAGGCCGGACACGGTCAGGCATCCGACATCGAGATCCAGGCGGCGGAGATCCTCCGCATGCGCACCTGGCTCGAGGAGGCCATGGCCCGCCACACCGGCAAGCCGGTCGAGCAGGTCAACCGCGACATCGACCGCGACAAGATCCTGTCCGCCGCCGAGGCGCTGGACTACGGCATCGTCGACCAGGTGCTCACGTCGCGCAAGCGCATGTGA
- a CDS encoding phosphoglycerate kinase encodes MTLRTLDSLGSLEGKRVIVRCDLNVPLRDGIITDDGRVRASLPTLNALINAGARVVVCSHLGRPDGAPDPQYSLAPVAQRLSELLGKPVAFARDTVGESAQEAVASLEDGGIVVIENLRFNPGETSKDDAERGAFAAQLAELGDVLVSDGFGVVHRKQASVYDLAELLPSAAGLLIAAELDVLDRLTENPERPYAVVLGGSKVSDKLGVISHLLPRVDRILVGGGMLFTFLKAQGHAVASSLLEEDQLETVRGYIAEAEKRGVELVLPTDVVVASSFSADAEHEVTAADAIESTAFGSAGIGLDIGPETAARFAEVIRGSKTVFWNGPMGVFEFPAFAGGTKAVAQALTEVDGLSVVGGGDSAAAVRQLGFTDDQFGHISTGGGASLEFLEGKKLPGLEVLGWA; translated from the coding sequence ATGACTCTGCGCACCCTGGATTCACTGGGTTCGCTCGAGGGCAAGCGTGTCATCGTCCGTTGTGATCTCAACGTCCCCCTGCGGGATGGGATCATCACGGACGATGGCCGTGTCCGCGCCTCGTTGCCTACCCTCAACGCACTGATCAACGCGGGCGCCCGCGTCGTCGTGTGCTCGCACCTCGGTCGCCCCGACGGTGCGCCCGACCCGCAGTACAGCCTCGCACCGGTCGCCCAGCGACTGTCCGAGCTGCTCGGCAAGCCGGTCGCGTTCGCGCGCGACACCGTCGGCGAGTCGGCGCAGGAGGCCGTGGCCTCGCTCGAGGACGGCGGCATCGTCGTCATCGAGAACCTGCGGTTCAACCCGGGGGAGACCTCGAAGGACGACGCCGAGCGCGGCGCCTTCGCGGCTCAGCTCGCAGAGCTCGGCGACGTGCTGGTCTCCGACGGATTCGGTGTCGTGCACCGCAAGCAGGCGAGCGTCTACGACCTCGCCGAGCTGCTGCCGTCCGCTGCCGGTCTGCTCATCGCAGCGGAGCTCGACGTCCTCGACCGTCTCACCGAGAACCCCGAGCGCCCGTACGCGGTCGTGCTCGGCGGCTCGAAGGTGAGCGACAAGCTCGGTGTGATCTCGCACCTGCTCCCGCGTGTCGACCGCATCCTCGTCGGCGGCGGCATGCTGTTCACCTTCCTGAAGGCACAGGGCCACGCCGTGGCATCCAGCCTGCTCGAAGAGGACCAGCTCGAGACCGTCCGCGGCTACATCGCCGAGGCTGAGAAGCGCGGCGTGGAGCTCGTGCTCCCGACCGATGTCGTGGTCGCATCCTCGTTCTCGGCTGATGCCGAACACGAGGTCACGGCGGCCGACGCGATCGAGAGCACCGCGTTCGGCTCTGCAGGCATCGGCCTCGACATCGGACCCGAGACCGCTGCTCGATTCGCCGAGGTCATCCGCGGCTCGAAGACGGTGTTCTGGAACGGGCCCATGGGCGTGTTCGAGTTCCCGGCATTCGCGGGCGGAACCAAGGCCGTCGCGCAGGCGCTCACCGAGGTCGACGGACTCAGCGTCGTCGGCGGCGGCGATTCCGCCGCGGCGGTGCGTCAGCTCGGCTTCACCGACGACCAGTTCGGTCACATCTCGACCGGCGGCGGCGCCAGCCTCGAGTTCCTTGAGGGCAAGAAACTACCCGGCCTGGAGGTGCTCGGATGGGCCTGA
- the whiA gene encoding DNA-binding protein WhiA — protein MALTTDVKAELVSIRNAPPTVRVAEVTSILRFAGGLHSIAGRVAVEAEVDAEILAQRVARDLAEIYGVRPEIAQVQSSTANDGARWAVRVIASGETLARQTGLLDQRRRPVRGLPNRLTTGSRAEIAGLWRGAFLAAGTLSEPGRSAMLEVACPSSEAAMALVGAAHRLGVAAKAREVRGMPRVVVREGEAIRTILSEMGAQKTAVTWEEMRQRREVRAGVNRLVNFDDANLRRSAQAAVAACARVERALEILADDVPDHLKVAGELRLAHRDASLDELGHHADPPMTKDAVAGRIRRLLAMADKRAQQEGIPGTEAAVPAGLDV, from the coding sequence GTGGCACTAACCACCGACGTCAAGGCTGAGCTGGTCAGCATCCGTAATGCACCCCCGACGGTGCGTGTCGCGGAGGTCACCTCGATCCTCCGGTTCGCCGGCGGACTGCACTCCATCGCCGGGCGGGTCGCCGTCGAGGCGGAGGTGGATGCCGAGATCCTCGCGCAGCGTGTCGCGCGCGACCTCGCGGAGATCTACGGTGTTCGGCCCGAGATCGCTCAGGTGCAGTCCAGCACCGCGAACGACGGTGCCCGCTGGGCTGTCAGGGTCATCGCGTCGGGCGAGACGCTCGCCCGTCAGACCGGTCTGCTCGACCAGCGTCGTCGCCCCGTGCGCGGGCTTCCCAACCGTCTCACGACCGGATCTCGTGCCGAGATCGCGGGGCTCTGGCGCGGCGCGTTCCTCGCCGCGGGAACCCTCAGTGAGCCGGGCCGATCGGCCATGCTCGAGGTCGCCTGCCCGTCGTCCGAAGCCGCCATGGCCCTCGTGGGCGCCGCGCACCGACTCGGCGTGGCCGCGAAGGCACGCGAGGTTCGCGGTATGCCGCGCGTCGTGGTTCGTGAGGGGGAGGCCATCCGCACCATCCTCAGCGAGATGGGCGCGCAGAAGACCGCCGTCACGTGGGAGGAGATGCGCCAGCGTCGCGAGGTGCGTGCGGGCGTGAACCGACTCGTGAACTTCGACGACGCCAACCTGCGTCGCTCCGCGCAGGCAGCCGTCGCCGCGTGCGCCCGCGTCGAGCGAGCGCTCGAGATCCTCGCCGACGATGTTCCCGATCACCTGAAGGTCGCGGGTGAGCTCCGACTCGCGCACCGCGACGCGAGCCTCGACGAGCTCGGCCATCACGCCGACCCGCCCATGACGAAGGACGCCGTCGCCGGACGCATCCGCCGTCTTCTCGCCATGGCCGACAAGCGTGCGCAGCAGGAGGGCATCCCCGGGACCGAGGCCGCCGTTCCCGCCGGACTCGACGTCTGA
- the deoC gene encoding deoxyribose-phosphate aldolase, whose amino-acid sequence MTTQELSRRAAVDVLGGEPDDATLRRFLHGLPGVDAVGLEQRAAGLGTRSIKTTSKAWALDTIIKLIDLTTLEGSDTPGKVRSLVAKAKNPDAADPSTPKVAAVCVYGDMVGDAVEALGALHGDPDDGLISVAAVATAFPSGRSSLAIKLADTAEAVAAGADEIDMVIDRGAFLSGRYGLVYDQIAQVKEACRRADGSYASLKVILETGELNTYDNIKRASWLGILAGGDFIKTSTGKVQPAATLPTTLLMLETVRDWHRGTGQRIGVKPAGGIRASKDAVKYLVTVAETVGEEWLQPHLFRFGASSLLNDVLLQRQKLTTGHYSGPDYVTID is encoded by the coding sequence ATGACGACCCAAGAACTCAGCCGCAGGGCGGCGGTGGACGTCCTCGGCGGTGAGCCGGATGACGCCACGCTCCGCCGCTTCCTGCACGGACTCCCCGGCGTCGACGCCGTCGGGCTCGAGCAGCGCGCTGCCGGCCTCGGCACGCGATCGATCAAGACGACATCGAAGGCCTGGGCCCTCGACACGATCATCAAGCTGATCGACCTCACCACCCTCGAGGGCTCGGACACGCCGGGCAAGGTGCGGTCGCTCGTCGCGAAGGCCAAGAACCCGGATGCGGCAGACCCGTCGACCCCCAAGGTCGCCGCCGTCTGCGTGTACGGCGACATGGTCGGCGACGCCGTCGAGGCGCTCGGCGCCCTGCACGGCGACCCCGATGACGGACTGATCTCGGTCGCGGCCGTCGCCACGGCCTTCCCGAGCGGGCGCTCCTCTCTTGCGATCAAGCTCGCCGACACGGCCGAGGCCGTCGCCGCAGGTGCCGATGAGATCGACATGGTCATCGACCGCGGAGCGTTCCTCTCCGGCCGGTACGGACTCGTGTACGACCAGATCGCCCAGGTGAAGGAGGCGTGCCGCCGTGCGGACGGCTCGTACGCGTCGCTCAAGGTCATCCTCGAGACCGGCGAGCTGAACACGTACGACAACATCAAGCGCGCGTCCTGGCTCGGCATCCTCGCCGGCGGCGACTTCATCAAGACGTCCACCGGCAAGGTGCAGCCCGCAGCCACCCTGCCGACGACGCTGCTCATGCTCGAGACGGTACGCGACTGGCACCGGGGCACGGGTCAGCGGATCGGCGTGAAGCCGGCCGGTGGCATCCGTGCATCGAAGGACGCGGTCAAGTACCTCGTCACCGTGGCTGAGACCGTGGGTGAGGAGTGGCTCCAGCCGCACCTCTTCCGCTTCGGCGCCTCGAGCCTGCTGAACGACGTGCTGCTGCAGCGCCAGAAGCTCACCACCGGCCACTACTCCGGCCCCGACTACGTCACGATCGACTAG